TTCCTCGCGTTCATCGACGAGCTCCAGAAGCAGCCGGTGCTCGACGACCGGCCCACGCTCGAGATCCTCCGCGAGGCCCGGGAGACCTCGGGCGAGGCGGGACGATGACCGGCGACCTGCTCGTGCTCGATGCGTCGGTCGGGGTCAAGTGGATCAAGTCCGAGGCGGGTTCCGCCGATGCCCGTGAACTCGCCGACGCCCACTCCCGGGGGGCGATCACCCTCGTG
The Actinomycetota bacterium genome window above contains:
- a CDS encoding type II toxin-antitoxin system VapC family toxin, whose translation is MTGDLLVLDASVGVKWIKSEAGSADARELADAHSRGAITLV